TCGCTCTGACTTCCGTCAGCATTGGTGATGCCGAACAGTGCATTGACACGGTAATAAGGTTCGCTATGGAAAGCTTGTATCTCGCGTTCGCGTTCAACAATGAGTCTGACAGCCACGCTTTGTACGCGACCTGCGCTCAACGCGGGCTTCACTTTACGCCATAAAACAGGGGAAAGTTTAAAGCCGACTAAACGGTCGAGAACGCGTCGTGCCTGCTGAGCATTCACCAAATCCATATTCAAATGACGGGGTGATTTGATAGCATCAAGAATGGCAGATTTCGTGATTTCATGGAACACAATGCGGTTTGTCTTTGCCTCATCAAGCCCCAACACCTCGCAAAGGTGCCATGAAATAGCTTCTCCCTCGCGGTCTTCATCGGAAGCCAACCATATCTTTTTCGCTTTCTTGGCATTCGACTTGAGTTCAGAAACCAGTTTTTTCTTCTCGTCAGGAATCTCATAATCCGGTTCCAAAGTCTTTGGATCAATACTCAGTTCCTTTTTCTTCAGGTCACGAATGTGTCCGTATGATGACATCACTTTGTAGTCCTCGCCCAGAAACTTCTCAATAGTTTTGGCCTTTGCCGGGCTTTCTACGATAACTAAATTCTCTTGCATACTCCTTTATGAACATTTATTCAAGGGCGCAAAAATAATGAAAACTTTCACGTTACACCTTATTATATGGTGTTTTTTCTGTTTTTTTAAGAAATGGTTTGTATCTATCTGATAGATGAGAAGCATCAGAAAGCGTACCATGGTTATGGTATTTTCTTATCTTTTACGATGTTTTTTCATATGATTTCCAATTGTATTCACTATATTTGCAACGCTATTTCGGATGTCATCATTGTGATATAGCAATTTAAAATAGGATTATTAACGAAATAAACTTTATTGAAAATGGGAAGAATAACAACGTTGATACAGGCCGTACTCAATATTTCGGCCTCATTGAAAGGCTTTGGAGTTCATTTAATTCGTGTCGCAATCTTTATTATTTTCATATGGATTGGTGGGTTAAAGTTCTGGAATTATGAAGCCGAAGGCATCGTTCCGTTCGTAGCTAACAGTCCGTTCATGAGCTTTTTCTATGAGAAGGAAGCACCTGAATATAAAGATTACAAGTTGAAAGAAGGCGAATTCAACAAGGTGAAGCATGAATGGCACCAGGAGAACAACACATATGGCTTCTCACATGGTTTGGGATTGCTGATCATGTCCTTTGGAATCTTGACGCTCTTAGGCATTTGGTTCCCGAAAATTGGCTTTGTTGGAACAGGTCTCGTCATATTAATGACCTTTGGAACGCTTTCGTTTCTCGTCACAACCCCCGAGTGTTGGGTGCCCGATTTAGGCAGTGGTGAGCATGGATTTCCTTTATTATCGGGTGCAGGACGATTGGTGATCAAGGATACGGCAATTCTTGCGGGGGCAGTAGTTGTGCTGGCCGACTGTGCACAACGCATCTTGAAGAAGAGATAAACGGGCTTAGTGCAATGATGCACAGCCTGTTCTTGGGAATGGAAAAGGTAAGCAGGAGCACCCGTTTACAATATCCATCATCGGCATGATAAGTGCTCCCGACAGGTCATGTAAATCATGTCAAATTCCAACGACTGTTCAGGGGCGTTGCAATATGGGTCATTTTACGCGCTCATATGACGCATATTACACGATGAAATGGGTCAAATTGCACGCTCATATGACGCAAGTTACAACGCTTGTTCATGTGGATATTCAGGGGCGTTTGACTAAGAGCAACTAACTCCTTGATGTACAATGGATTGCTACTCGTATGAATTCGGGGCTTATTTCCATTGACAACGAATAAAGGGGAATACATCATGATGTGTTCCCCTTTGTCATATCATGTCGACAGAATTGTCAAAACAGCATGCAGGTTGAGGCATTATTTCTGCAACAACCAGTCTTTCAGCTCCTGAAGCATCGTGGCGTGAAACTTGAAGTTGGGTCGGATGCCCCAGCCATGTCCGCCACTTGGATAGACATGCAGCGATGCAGGAACGTCGTGTCTGTAGAGTTCCAAGTAATAGTTGACGCCATTTGACGGCATGACGGCCTTGTCGTCATCACTCAAGGCAATCCATGCGCGGGGTGTTACCCGTGTCACCTGCATGTCGCTGCTGTATTCTTTTTCATCCTTTTTCGTAGCATCTTTACCCAAGAAGTTATCATGACTGTGTTGGTGAGCATAGCCGTTAAGCATCGTGATGACAGGGTAAAAGAGAATTTGGAAGTTGGGTTTTGCATCGCCGGTGCTGTGTGTTGCAATCACAGAAGCCAAGTGACCGCCAGCCGAAGACCCCATGATGCCGACATCATTGCGGTTGATATGCCATGAAGAAGCATTGGCACGGACGAGCCGCATGGCTGCTTCGGCATCGCTTATAGGCACTTCACGGTTGCCGTTGGGCATGCGGTATTTCAGCACAATAGCTGCAATTCCCATGTTATTGAAGAAACCTGCCCAGTCTTTTCCCTCGTGGTTCATGGCCAATTGAGCGTATCCTCCGCCGGGACAGATAATGATAGCCCGACCCGTTG
The nucleotide sequence above comes from Segatella oris. Encoded proteins:
- a CDS encoding DUF417 family protein, which encodes MGRITTLIQAVLNISASLKGFGVHLIRVAIFIIFIWIGGLKFWNYEAEGIVPFVANSPFMSFFYEKEAPEYKDYKLKEGEFNKVKHEWHQENNTYGFSHGLGLLIMSFGILTLLGIWFPKIGFVGTGLVILMTFGTLSFLVTTPECWVPDLGSGEHGFPLLSGAGRLVIKDTAILAGAVVVLADCAQRILKKR
- a CDS encoding alpha/beta hydrolase — translated: MRTKHLMLAVMVFFSIGNAVAQEPTEVNLWQGNAPFSNGNATDTAKVYVYLPDAKTATGRAIIICPGGGYAQLAMNHEGKDWAGFFNNMGIAAIVLKYRMPNGNREVPISDAEAAMRLVRANASSWHINRNDVGIMGSSAGGHLASVIATHSTGDAKPNFQILFYPVITMLNGYAHQHSHDNFLGKDATKKDEKEYSSDMQVTRVTPRAWIALSDDDKAVMPSNGVNYYLELYRHDVPASLHVYPSGGHGWGIRPNFKFHATMLQELKDWLLQK